In Syntrophorhabdales bacterium, the following proteins share a genomic window:
- a CDS encoding FCD domain-containing protein has product REAVTNAQIKVAQGKRAFEDNLVFHKRLAEATGNTVLVIVVEALMAVVVHFHNVFKVGMGAIRSACRTHEQIITAIERGDRRGAEKALETDILQIDGVYNKLVKHPHVLPVK; this is encoded by the coding sequence AGGGAGGCGGTCACGAACGCTCAAATAAAAGTGGCACAGGGCAAGCGGGCGTTCGAAGACAACCTTGTGTTCCACAAGCGTCTGGCCGAGGCCACCGGAAACACCGTACTGGTCATTGTCGTCGAAGCACTGATGGCGGTGGTGGTACATTTCCATAACGTCTTTAAGGTGGGAATGGGTGCGATACGGAGCGCGTGCAGAACACACGAACAGATCATCACTGCTATTGAGCGCGGCGACAGGCGAGGCGCTGAGAAGGCTCTGGAGACAGACATTCTGCAAATCGATGGCGTTTACAATAAGTTGGTCAAACACCCTCATGTGCTTCCCGTCAAATAG